One Micromonospora sp. FIMYZ51 genomic window carries:
- the aceA gene encoding isocitrate lyase translates to MVTAVEQVQHDWDTNPRWRGVRRSYRAEDVVRLRGAIQEEHTLARHGANRLWRLLNSEDYIHALGALTGNQAVQMVRAGLKAIYLSGWQVAADANLAGHTYPDQSLYPANSVPAVVRRINNALLRAAQITTAEGDTSGIDWLAPIVADAEAGFGGVLNAYELMNAMIAAGAAGVHWEDQLASEKKCGHLGGKVLIPTGQHIRTLEAARLAADVAGVPSVVIARTDAQAATLLTTDVDERDQPFVTGERTAEGFYRVRNGIEPCIARGLAYAPHADLLWMETSTPDLEVARRFAEAIKAEHPDQLLAYNCSPSFNWRKHLDDATIAKFQRELGHMGYKFQFITLAGFHALNYSMFDLARGYAADGMSAYVSLQEREFAAEPAGYTAVKHQREVGTGYFDLISTVLNPAAETTALRGSTEEEQFA, encoded by the coding sequence ATGGTTACCGCGGTCGAGCAGGTGCAGCACGATTGGGACACCAACCCCCGGTGGCGGGGTGTGCGGCGGAGCTACCGCGCCGAGGACGTGGTGCGGCTGCGGGGTGCGATCCAGGAGGAGCACACCCTGGCCCGGCACGGCGCGAACCGGCTGTGGCGGCTGCTGAACAGCGAGGACTACATCCACGCCCTCGGCGCCCTCACCGGCAACCAGGCGGTGCAGATGGTCCGGGCCGGGCTCAAGGCGATCTACCTGTCCGGCTGGCAGGTGGCCGCCGATGCCAACCTCGCCGGGCACACCTACCCGGACCAGAGCCTCTACCCGGCAAACTCGGTGCCCGCCGTGGTGCGCCGGATCAACAACGCGCTGCTGCGCGCCGCCCAGATCACCACCGCCGAGGGGGACACCTCCGGCATCGACTGGCTGGCGCCGATCGTCGCCGACGCCGAGGCCGGCTTCGGTGGCGTGCTCAACGCGTACGAGCTGATGAACGCGATGATCGCGGCCGGCGCGGCCGGCGTGCACTGGGAGGACCAACTCGCCTCCGAGAAGAAGTGCGGCCACCTCGGCGGCAAGGTGCTCATCCCCACCGGCCAGCACATCCGCACCCTGGAGGCGGCCCGGCTGGCCGCCGACGTGGCCGGCGTGCCGTCGGTGGTCATCGCCCGCACCGACGCCCAGGCCGCCACGCTGCTCACCACCGACGTGGACGAGCGGGACCAGCCCTTCGTCACCGGTGAGCGCACCGCCGAGGGTTTCTACCGGGTGCGCAACGGCATCGAGCCGTGCATCGCCCGGGGTCTGGCGTACGCCCCGCACGCCGACCTGCTCTGGATGGAGACCAGCACCCCGGACCTGGAGGTGGCTCGCCGCTTCGCCGAGGCGATCAAGGCCGAGCACCCGGACCAGCTGCTGGCCTACAACTGCTCGCCGTCGTTCAACTGGCGCAAGCACCTGGACGACGCGACCATCGCCAAGTTCCAGCGCGAACTCGGCCACATGGGTTACAAGTTCCAGTTCATCACCCTGGCTGGCTTCCACGCGCTGAACTACTCGATGTTCGACCTGGCCCGTGGCTACGCCGCCGACGGCATGTCGGCGTACGTCTCGTTGCAGGAGCGGGAGTTCGCGGCCGAGCCGGCCGGCTACACCGCGGTCAAGCACCAGCGGGAGGTCGGTACCGGCTACTTCGACCTGATCAGCACCGTGCTGA